TTGACTTTTGGAGGATGGCGGCAATTTCTTTCGGTTCTAATCCGTCGATATATTTTAAAACGATCACTTCCCGGTATTCGTCTTTCAGGCAAAATAGTTTTTCTTTTATCCGTCCGAGCTCAAGTGCCTTTATTACGCTCTCTTCCGGGTTGCATTTTTCGTCAACGCACAAATCTTTCATCGTCTTATTGTTCTCGCTTCCGCCTTCCTGTTCCCGTCCGATTTGAATATCTAAAGATACGGTTTTTTGCTGGGCCATTTTTCGGTAGTGGTCAATCACCTGATTCCGGGCGACAGTATAGAGGAAAGGCTTAAAGGTTTTTGGGTCATTGATTTTTCCTTCCTGGATACAGCCCCAAATTTTTAAAAAAAAGGCTGAAGTCAAATCTTCGGCGTCTTCTTTGCTGTTGACCTTGAAATAGATGTATTGGTAAATCCGGTCCAGGTAGAGATTATAAAATTCGCGGAATGCGTCTT
This region of Patescibacteria group bacterium genomic DNA includes:
- a CDS encoding RNA polymerase sigma factor; this translates as MSGKIKEKLLFSRLARKNKDAFREFYNLYLDRIYQYIYFKVNSKEDAEDLTSAFFLKIWGCIQEGKINDPKTFKPFLYTVARNQVIDHYRKMAQQKTVSLDIQIGREQEGGSENNKTMKDLCVDEKCNPEESVIKALELGRIKEKLFCLKDEYREVIVLKYIDGLEPKEIAAILQKSKGNVNVLSHRAVKALKDLIDKDLENLEKKGLEKEIENSK